The following proteins are encoded in a genomic region of Oryctolagus cuniculus chromosome 13, mOryCun1.1, whole genome shotgun sequence:
- the LOC100337853 gene encoding GTP-binding protein 4 isoform X3: MVAGTQIVGPPSLPSQHYEEAALEMEDIHPFYADLMNILYDKDHYKLALGQINIAKNLVDNVAKDYVRLMKYGDSLYRCKQLKRAALGRMCTIIKRQRQSLEYLEQVRQHLSRLPTIDPNTRTLLLCGYPNVGKSSFINKVTRADVDVQPYAFTTKSLFVGHMDYKYLRWQVVDTPGILDHPLEDRNTIEMQAITALAHLRAAVLYVMDLSEQCGHGLKEQVELFQNIRPLFINKPLIVVANKCDVKRIAELSEDDQKIFVDLQAEGFPVIETSTLTEEGVIKVKTEACDRLLAHRVEIKMKGNKVNEVLNRLHLAVPNKRDDKERPPFIPEGVVARKRRMEIVEPKKKRERDLELEMGDDYILDLQKYWDLMNSSEKYDKIPEIWEGHNIADYIDPAIMKKLEELEKEEELRTAAGEYDSDSESEDEEMVEIRQLAKQIREKKKLKILQSKEKNTQGPRMPRTAKKVQKTDLENEMRSLGVDMDNKDNAHYAVQARRSRSVTRKRKREESVPPSSVVRSRSCSRTPRDVSGLRDVKMVKKAKTMMKNAQKKMNRLGKKGESDRHVFDMKPKHLLSGKRKAGKKDRR, translated from the exons atggtggcaggaacccaaatagttgggccaccATCTCTTCCCTCCCAGCATTAtgaggaagctgcactggaaatGGAG GACATCCATCCATTTTATGCTGATTTGATGAATATTCTCTATGACAAGGATCATTACAAGTTGGCTCTGGGACAAATAAATATTGCCAAAAACTTAGTGGACAA TGTTGCTAAAGATTACGTGCGGCTTATGAAATACGGCGATTCTCTCTACCGATGTAAGCAGCTGAAGCGTGCTGCACTTGGCCGAATGTGCACCATTAtcaagagacagaggcagagtttGGAATATCTGGAGCAAG TGCGCCAGCATTTATCCCGTTTGCCAACCATTGATCCAAATACACGGACTCTGCTTTTATGTGGGTACCCAAATGTTGGGAAATCCAGCTTCATCAATAAG GTAACCAGAGCAGATGTGGATGTTCAGCCCTATGCATTTACAACAAAGTCTCTATTTGTTGGGCACATGGATTATAAGTATCTACGTTGGCAG GTTGTAGACACTCCAGGGATTTTGGATCACCCTTTGGAGGATCGGAACACCATCGAGATGCAGGCCATCACAGCCTTGGCTCACCTCCGTGCTGCGGTTCTGTATGTGATGGATTTGTCTGAGCAGTGTGGACATGGTTTGAAGGAGCAAGTAGAACTCTTCCAGAATATAAGACCTCTCTTTATCAACAAG CCTCTTATAGTTGTTGCCAACAAATGTGATGTGAAGAGAATagctgaactttctgaagatgatCAG aaaatatttgtagATTTGCAAGCTGAAGGATTCCCTGTGATAGAGACGAGCACTCTGACTGAGGAAGGTGTCATTAAAGTTAAAACAGAG gCTTGTGATAGGCTTTTGGCTCATCGagttgaaatcaaaatgaagggAAATAAAGTGAATGAGGTGTTGAACAGATTACATTTAGCTGTACCAAACAAGAGAGATGATAAG GAGAGGCCCCCTTTCATCCCAGAAGGAGTGGTGGCACGCAAGAGGAGAATGGAAATTGTGGAGCCCAAGAAGAAGAGG GAGCGAGATCttgagctggagatgggagatgATTATATTTTGGATCTTCAAA AGTACTGGGATTTAATGAATTCATCTGAAAAATACGATAAGATACCAGAGATCTGGGAAGGCCATAATATAGCGGATTACATTGATCCTGCCATCATGAAG aaattggaagaattagagaaagaagaagagctAAGAACAGCTGCTGGGGAGTATGACAGTGATTCTGAAAGTGAAGACGAGGAAATGGTGGAAATCCGACAGCTGGCAaaacaaattagagaaaaaaagaaactgaaaatccttcaatccaaagaaaaaaacacacagggACCCAGGATGCCTCGAACAGCTAAgaag gtTCAGAAGACAGATTTGGAGAATGAGATGCGTAGTCTTGGTGTTGACATGGATAATAAAGACAAT GCCCACTACGCAGTCCAGGCAAGGAGATCTCGGAGTGTCACCAGGAAAAGAAAGCGGGAAGAATCTGTTCCACCATCCTCTGTAGTCCGGAGTCGGAGTTGCTCTCGAACTCCACGTGATGTTTCTGGTCTCCGGGATGTCAAG
- the LOC100337853 gene encoding GTP-binding protein 4 isoform X2, which yields MRKVKFTQQNYHDRLSQILTDFPKLDDIHPFYADLMNILYDKDHYKLALGQINIAKNLVDNVAKDYVRLMKYGDSLYRCKQLKRAALGRMCTIIKRQRQSLEYLEQVRQHLSRLPTIDPNTRTLLLCGYPNVGKSSFINKVTRADVDVQPYAFTTKSLFVGHMDYKYLRWQVVDTPGILDHPLEDRNTIEMQAITALAHLRAAVLYVMDLSEQCGHGLKEQVELFQNIRPLFINKPLIVVANKCDVKRIAELSEDDQKIFVDLQAEGFPVIETSTLTEEGVIKVKTEACDRLLAHRVEIKMKGNKVNEVLNRLHLAVPNKRDDKERPPFIPEGVVARKRRMEIVEPKKKRERDLELEMGDDYILDLQKYWDLMNSSEKYDKIPEIWEGHNIADYIDPAIMKKLEELEKEEELRTAAGEYDSDSESEDEEMVEIRQLAKQIREKKKLKILQSKEKNTQGPRMPRTAKKVQKTDLENEMRSLGVDMDNKDNAHYAVQARRSRSVTRKRKREESVPPSSVVRSRSCSRTPRDVSGLRDVKMVKKAKTMMKNAQKKMNRLGKKGESDRHVFDMKPKHLLSGKRKAGKKDRR from the exons ATGAGAAAAGTCAAATTTACTCAACAAAATTATCATGACAGGCTCTCCCAGATTCTCACGGATTTCCCCAAGTTGGAT GACATCCATCCATTTTATGCTGATTTGATGAATATTCTCTATGACAAGGATCATTACAAGTTGGCTCTGGGACAAATAAATATTGCCAAAAACTTAGTGGACAA TGTTGCTAAAGATTACGTGCGGCTTATGAAATACGGCGATTCTCTCTACCGATGTAAGCAGCTGAAGCGTGCTGCACTTGGCCGAATGTGCACCATTAtcaagagacagaggcagagtttGGAATATCTGGAGCAAG TGCGCCAGCATTTATCCCGTTTGCCAACCATTGATCCAAATACACGGACTCTGCTTTTATGTGGGTACCCAAATGTTGGGAAATCCAGCTTCATCAATAAG GTAACCAGAGCAGATGTGGATGTTCAGCCCTATGCATTTACAACAAAGTCTCTATTTGTTGGGCACATGGATTATAAGTATCTACGTTGGCAG GTTGTAGACACTCCAGGGATTTTGGATCACCCTTTGGAGGATCGGAACACCATCGAGATGCAGGCCATCACAGCCTTGGCTCACCTCCGTGCTGCGGTTCTGTATGTGATGGATTTGTCTGAGCAGTGTGGACATGGTTTGAAGGAGCAAGTAGAACTCTTCCAGAATATAAGACCTCTCTTTATCAACAAG CCTCTTATAGTTGTTGCCAACAAATGTGATGTGAAGAGAATagctgaactttctgaagatgatCAG aaaatatttgtagATTTGCAAGCTGAAGGATTCCCTGTGATAGAGACGAGCACTCTGACTGAGGAAGGTGTCATTAAAGTTAAAACAGAG gCTTGTGATAGGCTTTTGGCTCATCGagttgaaatcaaaatgaagggAAATAAAGTGAATGAGGTGTTGAACAGATTACATTTAGCTGTACCAAACAAGAGAGATGATAAG GAGAGGCCCCCTTTCATCCCAGAAGGAGTGGTGGCACGCAAGAGGAGAATGGAAATTGTGGAGCCCAAGAAGAAGAGG GAGCGAGATCttgagctggagatgggagatgATTATATTTTGGATCTTCAAA AGTACTGGGATTTAATGAATTCATCTGAAAAATACGATAAGATACCAGAGATCTGGGAAGGCCATAATATAGCGGATTACATTGATCCTGCCATCATGAAG aaattggaagaattagagaaagaagaagagctAAGAACAGCTGCTGGGGAGTATGACAGTGATTCTGAAAGTGAAGACGAGGAAATGGTGGAAATCCGACAGCTGGCAaaacaaattagagaaaaaaagaaactgaaaatccttcaatccaaagaaaaaaacacacagggACCCAGGATGCCTCGAACAGCTAAgaag gtTCAGAAGACAGATTTGGAGAATGAGATGCGTAGTCTTGGTGTTGACATGGATAATAAAGACAAT GCCCACTACGCAGTCCAGGCAAGGAGATCTCGGAGTGTCACCAGGAAAAGAAAGCGGGAAGAATCTGTTCCACCATCCTCTGTAGTCCGGAGTCGGAGTTGCTCTCGAACTCCACGTGATGTTTCTGGTCTCCGGGATGTCAAG